Below is a genomic region from Lutra lutra chromosome 5, mLutLut1.2, whole genome shotgun sequence.
TTTCATTGCAGAATCCCTATGACTTAGCATTACCTCAGATGTAAGCAGTGGCTTACAGATgtaaactgtttttttaaaaaaatgaatgttttactCAACCTTACCCCCTACTGTATCTCCCAATTGGAACCCTTTCTGTCCCAGCCCATTTTTTCCAGACAGAGCACACAAGGACTGTCCTGGCCACCCTATTCTCAACCTTGACCTGCAACTGCCTCACTTCCTCACCACAAAGTTCtgtccttctcatgctctctttcctcCAAGATCTCTTTGTcatttctgcccctctccctggaatCTTTCCCTCCTCTTATCTTCTGTGTTCTTCAGCATAACCGACATTTGGTGGCTGACTGCTTCCCATTCTTAATTCTCTTGCAACATGGAATGCAGTCTTCCTTCCACCCAAGTGTAAATTCCTTAGGGGGCAGGGCCTCTGTAGGCCTTCCCGGGCCTTGCCCATAGAGTCTTCAGAAAAATTCTTGGTTGTTGTGGATGATGGGTGTACTAACCAGAAACTGCTGGGTTGTGAGAAACTAAAATGAGCCTATTTTATTAAATCAAAAAGGGATGCATTGGCCTGTATAACTTACAAGTCCAGATTGTATCAAAGACTCACTTTCTGCCTGTAGATACCTTCTGTTTCCCTCTGCATTGGCTTCGTTTTCAGGTAAGTCTTTCCAGTCCTCATGGCAAGATGACCTCCAGGCTTACTTTCCATTGGCTTAGTACCACTAGGGAGGGAACTTTTTCAAGGGTTCCAGAAAAAATCCTGGAGGTGCTTCTCACTGGCCTGGTTTGTGTCAtgtgtccatctttttttttttattttatttatttatttatttatttatttatttatttatttatttgtcagagagagagagagcgagcacaggcagacagagcggcaggcagaggcagagggagaagcaggctccccacagaacaaggagcccgatgtgggactccatcccaggactccgggatcacgacctgagccgaaggcagcggcttaaccaactgagccacccaggcgtccctcatgtgTCCATCTTGACTCAACCACTGGAGCATCCTAGATGGATGGCTAGGTATGGGTGACATACCCACTCCTAGATCTGGGATGGGGTTATCTACCTCCAACCGCATAGACTGGATTGGTTTTCCAAAGGAAATTACTAGCTAGGAGCTATTGTGAAAAGAAAGGGGAattgctaggggcacctgggtggctcagtgggttaagcctctgccttcagctcaggtcatgatctcagggtcctgggatggagccccacatcgggctctctgctcagcagggagcctgctcccccataTCTCTTTGCCtgcgctgcctacttgtgatcactctctctctgtcaaataaataaataaaatcttaaaaaaaaaaaaagaaaggggaattgCTATTGCATGTGCAAAACAAAAGATGCAGACTATAAGGATTTCCAGTGTCCACCTTCAGCAAGGATCTGAAGATACCGTAGGTCATCTTGCGCATTAGAATCATAGGGGAATTGTTTTGCTCCGGCTGGGTTTGGGAGATGTGCTCTTGGGGTCTGGACAGCAGcccagggacagaaggaagaTCCTAGGATGAGGAACTGACTCAGTTCTGGCACTCACAAGCTCAGAAAAATTGTGACTCAGTTGTTCTAaggttaaaacatttttttttttttttcagagttccacAGGTGACTCTGTTATATCAGCAAGGTTGAAAAATTCTGCTCTGGGAAATGATGTTCTACCGCAGCAAGAAAGATTCAGATTAGCTCTTCGGGACAATGTCCCCTGTGTTAGAATTGgaatgtttctccctctctgtacaACTTTTCTGAAAAGGGTCACTGGAGTTTGTTCAGAGGCTGAAGATTGGTGGGTGAATTGTGGGTGACCCCAAGGGTCAAAAGCCCCTGAAAATAACAATAGCCACTGTTTATTGAATAGCAACCGCAAGGCAGGCACTGTGCTTTGGGACTTCAGAGACTCAGTCCCTGTAAGTTTCAGTTTTTTCACAAACAATCCTTCCACGTGGGTATCATTAacattagctccattttacagttgaagaaagagagatttgaaAAGCCTGGCCAAGGTACCCCACCAGGGAGTGGCAAAATGGGCATTGAGACACAAGACCATCTGATCCTGACTAGCAGGAGGCCTCAGAGAGGTGCATCACTCATGCCCCTAATGAAAAACACCGGTAGAGGGTGGGAGTGGGCCCCCCATTCCCCCTAGGATTTTGGGTTGGGGAACTCAGAGCACAGAGACAGGGTTCATTGCGGGATTCCTTAGATTTTTatcagaaagtgtgtgtgtgtgtgtgtgtgtgtgtgtgtgtgtgtgtgtgtgtgtgtgtgtgtgtaagagataTAGGCGGATGAAGCCCCAGAGAGCTATGCCCCCCCTTCAATTAACCCCCCTGACTCCGACCTATTTGGGTTCAGAgaccccagccccgcccccttcTGTCCTGTGTCCTCAGCACCCTCCTTTCACATACAtactttctgctttatttttaaattcagaaaaacagCACCTCCCCTGGATTAAGAGCTAGAGCAAGAACCTTCCTCTCTCGGAATCCCTATTTACTTTGGGGTGCGCACTTGAATGCTGGGGGTGGTAATGGCACCGAAAGGGCTTCCCCGTTCACGTCCGGCTCCCAGGAGACCTGCAGAAATCGTTCCCGCCTACACCCCCCGGCCCCCCTCCACCACCGCCCTTAGCCTGGCTCTGGGAGGGAGTGTTATCCCGCCCAGAGTCTGGGCGCCTCGGCGGTGGCGGCTCCCCAGGGACTGCAGGGAGAGCCCAGGCTGCGGCGCCTGCTCAGTTCGTGTTCACTGCGTCTAAGGCTCCCCCTCCCTGGCTCCGAGCCCagcacaggagcagggagggggagcaggaaggCGGCGGAAGAGCCCACTCGGCCCGGGGTGCGGGGAACCGAGCTGGAGAGGGGACCTCCAGGGGGCAGCACCAGGCCGCTAAGCAGGTCCTCTCTGTGCCAGCCTCGGGGTCTGCAGACAGCCCATAAGGAAGCCCCCTTTTAAGACTGCCGCACTGCCCGCCCCACCTCCATTTGTTCTGGATAAAGGTGGGAAAATCTCCCACCACCACAAGGACCACCAGCTCCTGGTTGAGAAGCAGGTGGCCCACCACAACGCAAAGGGACGTTGGGGATGATCTAGCGATTATTtcctagcctcagtttccccaaagaCATCTGGAAAGCCATAGTGTCGTTGGTCAAGGCCGGAGGGTCAACGCTCCGCCTCTCCTGGGCGGCCTCTGCCCCGGCCAGCCCAGTCACTCCTCCCCTTAGCTCCCGCCCGGCTCCCACGGTCCCAGAGCGGGGCGGGAGGGCCCTGGATGACGGTGGCAGAACCCTGGCCTGACTCGCCCtcgcccccgccccgggcccggGCTTCCCCAGTCCAGTCCTCGCCGGGGAGCCGCTTGAGCCGCGGTGCGCCTAGCTCTACGCGCCCCGAGACCTCCACCTGGGCGTCCCCAGCTCTTGCGCACgttcgggctcccggcttggaaccagggaggtgggagggtgcCAGGGAGCAGCAAGCAACGACCCGGAAATGCCATATAAGGAGCAGGAAGGATCCCCCGCCGGAACAACCCTTATTTGGGCAGCACCTTATTTGGAACGGCCTGATATGGCCCGGCCGCTTCCGGCTccgggaggagggaggaaggaggagggaagaggcgGGGGTAACGCTGGGAACTCCGGAGCAGCCTGGGTCCGGGAGTCCTCAGCTGAGGCTTGGGTCCTAAGCTCTCTCGAGGCCTGGGCGCCCAGGGTGCGGGAGTCGGCTCGGGGGCCAGAGTGCTGGACGGCGGTGCCCACGGCTCTGGGATAGGGGGCTTCACGTCACTCCGGGTCCTCCCGGCCGGTCTTGCCATATTAGGGCTTCCTGCTTCCCATATATGGCCATGTACGTCACGATGGAGGCTGGCCGGTGGCGTTCCAGACCCTTCAAATAGAGGCGGATCCGGGGAGTCGCGAGAGATCCCAGCGCGCACAACTTggggagccgccgccgccgccagctACCGTCGCCGCCAGCTTCCGCCGCCGCAGGAccggcccctgccccagcctcggTAGCAGCGCAGCGTCCACACCGGCCCGCGGCGAGGGCGAGCCTGGAGGCCCCACCTGCTCTCGCCACAGTGTCCCCCGCGTCCCGCATGTGACCCGGCCAGGCCCCCCGAGAGTGTGTCCCCCGCAGCCACGGCTCCGGGCTGCGCCCGCCTGCCCCAACACCAGCTCTCCAGCCCGCCCGTCCGGGATGGCCGCAGCCAAGGCCGAGATGCAGCTGATGTCCCCGCTGCAGATCTCCGACCCGTTCGGCTCCTTTCCTCACTCACCCACCATGGACAACTACCCCAagctggaggagatgatgctgctGAGCAACGGGGCTCCCCAGTTCCTCGGTACCGCCGGGGCCTCGGAGGGCAGCGGCggtaacagcagcagcagcagcagcgggggCAGTGGAGGTGGAGGGGGCGGCAGCAGCGGTAGCAGCAGCGGCGCCTTCAACCCTCAGGGGGAGGCGGGCGAGCAACCCTACGAGCACCTGACCGCAGGTAAGCGGTGGCCTACGCCGAGGATTAGCCCCTTCGCCACCATCCTGGCGAGCAGTCCTTCCCCACCGCCTTGCAGCGCCCTCTTCACCGCAGCAGCAGTGTTCTGGACCTTAGGGATGCAAGTGggatttcccttcccttcctcagggtcatgtgttagagggatgcctggggacATCCACCCTCACCCTCACCCGCCTGGTCCCTAGCGGTGCGCAGAGGAGCTAGCTTCTGTTTTGGATGGAGAGCTCGGGCTGcgtgggtgggtggagaggggggagGGCTTGTTTTGAAAAGCAGAGCTGCGCCCCCCTTTCTCCAGACAGGCTTGCTTTGCCAGCCGCCTGTCCCCAAGGAAGGGCCGCGATCCATGCCCAGGGATGTCCAGGCAGCTGGGGGTAGGGGGCGCGCACTAGCCGCGGCGAAAGGGGTGCTGGCGGGAATCCCTCCGTGGCGCAGCTGCCGCTGCAGAGAGCTGGGAGCTGCAGTGGAGGGGGATTCTCCGTATTTGCGTCAGCTGTTGTTGAAATGGGCTCTGCCGCTGGAGCGGGTCCAGGAACATTGCAATCTGCTGCTATCAATTATTAACCAGCTCAGGAGTCAATGGTAGCCAGCCCAACCTCTTGCCTGGCAGCTCTGGTCCTTCTCGTCCTCCAGTGATTGCTCTCCAGTAACCaggcctcccccttctctctttcctgccaGAGTCTTTTCCTGATATCTCTCTGAATAACGAGAAGGTTCTGGTGGAGACAAGTTACCCCAGCCAAACCACCCGGCTGCCCCCCATCACCTATACTGGCCGCTTCTCTCTGGAGCCTGCACCCAACAGTGGCAACACCTTGTGGCCCGAGCCCCTCTTCAGCCTGGTCAGCGGCCTCGTGAGCATGACCAACCCACCGGCCACCTCATCTTCAGCATCATCTCCGGCagcgtcctcctcctcctccgcctctcAGAGCCCACCCCTGAGTTGTGCAGTCCAGTCCAGTGACAGCAGCCCCATTTACTCAGCGGCACCAACGTTCCCCACACCTAACACTGACATCTTCCCTGAGCCACAAAGCCAGGCCTTTCCCGGCTCTGCGGGCACTTCGCTCCAGTACCCGCCTCCGGCCTACCCTGCTGCCAAGGGTGGCTTCCAAGTCCCCATGATCCCTGACTATCTGTTTCCACAACAGCAGGGGGACCTGGGTCTGGGCACCCCAGACCAGAAGCCCTTCCAGGGCCTGGAGAGCCGTACCCAACAGCCTTCACTCACTCCACTGTCTACCATCAAGGCCTTTGCCACACAGTCGGGCTCCCAGGACTTGAAGGCCCTCAACACCACCTACCAGTCCCAGCTCATCAAACCCAGCCGCATGCGCAAGTACCCCAACCGGCCCAGCAAGACGCCCCCTCATGAACGCCCGTATGCGTGCCCGGTGGAGTCCTGTGACCGCCGTTTCTCCCGCTCTGATGAGCTCACCCGCCACATTCGCATCCATACCGGCCAGAAGCCCTTCCAGTGTCGCATCTGCATGCGCAACTTTAGCCGCAGTGACCATCTCACCACCCACATCCGCACCCACACAGGCGAGAAGCCCTTCGCCTGCGACATCTGTGGGAGAAAGTTTGCCAGGAGCGATGAACGCAAGAGGCATACCAAGATCCACTTAAGGCAGAAGGACAAAAAAGCAGACAAAGGTGTTGTGGCCTCTTCTGCCGccacctccctctcttcctaCCCCTCCCAGGTGGCTACCTCCTACACATCCCCAGTTACTACCTCTTACCCATCCCCAGCCACCACCTCATATCCATCCCCTGTGCCCACCTCCTACTCCTCTCCCGGGTCATCAACCTACCCATCCCCTGTGCACAGCGGCTTCCCCTCACCCTCCGTGGCCACCACATACTCCTCTGTTCCCCCTGCTTTCCCGGCCCAAGTCAGCAGCTTCCCTTCCTCAGCTGTCACCAACTCCTTCAGCGCCTCCACAGGGCTTTCGGACATGACGACAACCTTTTCTCCCAGGacaattgaaatttgctaaagggaaaggggaaagaagggaaaggggagaaaaagaaacacaagagacTTAACCTTAACGGCCAGGAGGAGGAGATGGCCACAGGAAGGGGTTCCTCTTAAGTGAAATGGAGGTTCTCAGAGCCAAATCCTccccctctaccccaccccaagGTTGGCATGGAAGGTCTGTTGGCCTGCAGTCCTTTCTGCCCAGTGgtccttcctccccacttcctACGCCCTTTGACTTCAGCTGCCTGAAACAGCCATGTCCAAGTTCTTCACCTCTATCCAAAGAACTTGATTTGCATGGATTTTGGATATATCATTTCAGTATCATCTCCATCGTATGCCTGACCCCCTGCTCCCTTCAATGCTAGAAAATCAAGTTGGCAAAAATGGGGTTTGGGCCtctcagagcccagccctgcaTCCTTGTACAGTGTCTGTGccatggattttgtttttcttggggtACTCTTGATGTGAAGATAATTTGCATATTCTATTGTATTATTTGGAGTTAGGTCCTCactttggggggcgggggggaagaaaAGCCAAGCAAACCAACGGTGATCCTTTATTTTGTGATGATGCTGTGACGATTAAGTTTGAAGCTTTTTTTGAAACAGCAGTCCTTGGTATTAATCAGAGCATGTGTCAGAGTGACGTTCCGTTAACCTTTTTGTAAATATTGCCCGACTGTACTCTCACATATGACAAAATAtggtttggtttttcttcctttttttgaaagTGTTCCTTCCTTTTCGTCCTTTTGGTTTAAAAAGTTTCACGTCTTGGTGCCTTTTGTGTGATGCGCCTTGCTGACAGCCTGACATGTGCAATTGTGAGGGATGTGCTTACCTCTAGCCTTAAGGGGGGCAGGGAGTGATGATTCGGGGGAGGCTTTGGGAGCAAAATAAGGAAGAGGGCTGAGCTAAGCCTCGGTCCTCCAGaatgtaagaaaacaaaatctaaaacaaaatctgaactctcaaaagtctatttttttaactgaagatgtaaatttataaatatattcaggaGTTGGAATGTTGTAGTTACCTACTGAGTAGGCGGCGATTTTTGTATGTTATGAACATGCAGTTCattattttgtggttttattttactttgtactTGTGTTTGCTTAAACAAAGTGACTGGCTTATAAACACATTGAATGCGCTTTATTGCCCATGGGATATGTGGTGTATAtccttcagaaaaattaaaaggaaaataaaatagctgCGGTTGGGTGCGTGTTtcctgggttggggtgggggcccttttgctctttttttttaaatttatttattgagcaaggaagaagagagagcgtggggggaggggcagggaaagagtttttttaaagattttatttatttatttgacagagactcagAGGAAGCACAAGGTGGGTGGGGAgtaagaaagggagaagcaggcttcccgctgagcggagcCCGATGCGATGCTGGGCTCAGGGCCCCaggttaacgactgagccacccaggcaccccagggaaggTGAGTCTTAAGCAGAGCCCCCTGGGAGGCTCC
It encodes:
- the EGR1 gene encoding early growth response protein 1; the protein is MAAAKAEMQLMSPLQISDPFGSFPHSPTMDNYPKLEEMMLLSNGAPQFLGTAGASEGSGGNSSSSSSGGSGGGGGGSSGSSSGAFNPQGEAGEQPYEHLTAESFPDISLNNEKVLVETSYPSQTTRLPPITYTGRFSLEPAPNSGNTLWPEPLFSLVSGLVSMTNPPATSSSASSPAASSSSSASQSPPLSCAVQSSDSSPIYSAAPTFPTPNTDIFPEPQSQAFPGSAGTSLQYPPPAYPAAKGGFQVPMIPDYLFPQQQGDLGLGTPDQKPFQGLESRTQQPSLTPLSTIKAFATQSGSQDLKALNTTYQSQLIKPSRMRKYPNRPSKTPPHERPYACPVESCDRRFSRSDELTRHIRIHTGQKPFQCRICMRNFSRSDHLTTHIRTHTGEKPFACDICGRKFARSDERKRHTKIHLRQKDKKADKGVVASSAATSLSSYPSQVATSYTSPVTTSYPSPATTSYPSPVPTSYSSPGSSTYPSPVHSGFPSPSVATTYSSVPPAFPAQVSSFPSSAVTNSFSASTGLSDMTTTFSPRTIEIC